One stretch of Manis pentadactyla isolate mManPen7 chromosome 10, mManPen7.hap1, whole genome shotgun sequence DNA includes these proteins:
- the LOC118914831 gene encoding olfactory receptor 8S1-like — MLGILTLLLVIRTDSRLHTPMYFFLSHLSSLDLCFFLATVPKLLENLLSQGKTISVQGCLAQVFFVFDSGGNEACLLSVMAYDRYVAICHPLLYGQKITNKLCNGPVWRSWGLGFLDTFINILPVMSSDFCKDQSIPHYSCELPSLFLLSCSDVSTNFTILLCSSLLQGLETCVLTLFPYTPIFSTILSISSSSGRSKAFSTCSSHLTAVLLFYGSVFLHYYTPTSGSPLELVFSVQYSVVIP, encoded by the coding sequence ATGCTGGGGATCCTGACGCTGCTGCTGGTGATCAGGACTGATTCccgcctccacacccccatgtacttcttcctgagtcaCCTCTCTTCCCTGGACCTTTGTTTCTTTTTGGCCACAGTGCCCAAGCTGCTGGAGAACCTCCTGTCTCAGGGGAAAACAATCTCTGTCCAGGGCTGCCTGGCTCAAGTCTTCTTTGTGTTTGACTCAGGGGGTAATGAAGCCTGCCTGCTctcagtgatggcctatgaccgctacgttgccatctgccaccctctgctcTATGGCCAGAAGATAACCAATAAGCTCTGTAATGGGCCAGTATGGAGATCCTGGGGCCTGGGATTTCTGGACACATTTATCAACATCCTTCCAGTGATGAGCTCAGACTTCTGTAAGGATCAGTCCATCCCCCACTACAGCTGTGAGctgccctctctcttccttctgtccTGCTCTGATGTCTCCACCAACTTTACTATtctgctctgctccagcctcctGCAAGGGCTTGAAACCTGTGTCCTAACTCTCTTTCCCTATACTCCTATTTTTTCCACCATCCTGAGCATCAGCTCCTCCTCAGGTAGAagcaaggccttctccacctgctcctcccacctcactgcTGTCCTCCTGTTTTATGGCTCAGTTTTCCTTCACTATTACACACCAACCTCAGGTTCACCCCTGGAGTTAGTGTTCTCTGTACAGTACAGTGTAGTCATTCCTTAG